A genomic segment from Actinoplanes sichuanensis encodes:
- a CDS encoding glycoside-pentoside-hexuronide (GPH):cation symporter: protein MGWSTKLAYGWGSLGNNIIYGFVATYLALFYTDELGITAAAASLLFLVVRVVDALFDPVMGLLVDRTSSRWGRFRPYLLFTPPVLGLLTVLAFSVPKLDESTTLALAYLSYLLWGLSFSAMDVPYWSMSAALTLDAAERTSLVMVPRTLASIGFIGVNIVTLPLVAALSWQAVAIVYAVTAIILTWITFARVREREDYVPSPHYGAREMLALFARNGPLLLLLLAMLLTEIAFTIRSIIPAYYLRYNFDAETMVPAFIGVFAITTVTGSLLSPVVAKQWGKRRAALAGLAVTTVTSVGSWLTGYASLTPMLVWIAITGLGYGVTNITLLSMLADTVEYGQWRTGRRTEGLVFSSNIFKTKVASALGASLGLALLGVFGYVANTDQTRATLDGLHATMTIVPGVIGVLAAIPLIWYRLDERRHAELVRELELA, encoded by the coding sequence ATGGGCTGGAGCACGAAACTCGCCTATGGCTGGGGGAGCCTCGGCAACAACATCATCTACGGGTTCGTCGCGACGTATCTGGCGCTGTTCTACACCGATGAGCTGGGCATCACGGCCGCCGCGGCGTCGCTGCTGTTCCTGGTCGTCCGGGTGGTCGACGCCCTGTTCGACCCGGTCATGGGCCTGCTGGTGGACCGCACCTCGTCACGGTGGGGACGGTTCCGGCCGTACCTGCTGTTCACCCCGCCGGTCCTCGGCCTGCTCACCGTCCTGGCGTTCTCGGTGCCCAAGCTCGACGAATCGACCACGCTCGCGCTGGCCTACCTGAGCTACCTGCTGTGGGGGCTGTCGTTCTCGGCCATGGACGTGCCGTACTGGTCGATGTCGGCGGCCCTCACCCTGGACGCCGCCGAACGCACCTCGCTCGTCATGGTCCCGCGCACGCTGGCCAGCATCGGCTTCATCGGCGTCAACATCGTCACGCTGCCGCTGGTCGCCGCGCTGTCCTGGCAGGCCGTCGCGATCGTCTACGCGGTCACCGCGATCATCCTGACCTGGATCACCTTCGCCCGGGTCCGCGAGCGCGAGGACTACGTGCCGTCGCCCCACTACGGCGCACGGGAGATGCTGGCCCTGTTCGCCCGCAACGGCCCGCTCCTGCTGCTGCTCCTGGCCATGCTGCTGACCGAGATCGCGTTCACGATCCGCAGCATCATCCCGGCCTACTACCTGCGCTACAACTTCGACGCCGAGACCATGGTGCCGGCGTTCATCGGGGTCTTCGCGATCACCACGGTCACCGGTTCGCTACTCAGCCCGGTCGTGGCCAAGCAGTGGGGTAAGCGGAGGGCGGCGCTGGCCGGGCTCGCCGTCACCACCGTGACCTCGGTCGGCTCCTGGCTGACCGGCTACGCGTCGCTGACCCCGATGCTGGTGTGGATCGCGATCACCGGACTGGGCTACGGCGTCACCAACATCACCCTGCTGTCGATGCTGGCCGACACCGTCGAATACGGTCAGTGGCGCACCGGACGGCGTACCGAGGGACTGGTCTTCTCCAGCAACATCTTCAAGACCAAGGTCGCCTCCGCGCTGGGCGCCTCGCTCGGCCTGGCCCTGCTCGGCGTCTTCGGTTACGTCGCCAACACCGACCAGACCCGGGCCACCCTGGACGGCCTGCACGCGACCATGACGATCGTCCCGGGTGTCATCGGCGTGCTGGCCGCGATCCCGCTGATCTGGTACCGACTGGACGAGAGACGCCACGCCGAGCTGGTCCGGGAGCTGGAACTCGCGTGA
- a CDS encoding glycoside hydrolase family 2 TIM barrel-domain containing protein: protein MNLDRMRRDVEDPRIVGWGRMPQRAERSEADTIERVSLRGTWQFAWSPTLRAGPWGEIEVPAVWELNGYGTPYYLAFRYPPAIGGNGRLDRHDRPTGIYRRRLDIPEQWAGRRITLRFESVKSAFHLLLDGELIGYSEGSMTGATFDLSGRVTTGSEITVVVHRYSTGTYLEDQDMWFLSGITRDVWLEAEPAHGPWDIAVTTDFDHVEERGSLRVDVDAHVQVHLGDDLIAEGAGSLWAVDLRVRPWSAETPMLYDLRVTTGAGDGATDRRHLRVGFRRVEIVGEQLRVNGRPIVLHGVNRHDFHPERIWDVPADVREHDIALMKAANVNALRLSHYPNPDQVYRLADEHGLYVMDEAEVESHGVRRRGIPGDDPAWQPSVLARVEAMVRRSRNHPSVIMWSLGNEAGDGEAFRAARRAVLALDDSRPVHYEGDTTLTTSDVYSLMYPTPQLERRIGEHRDVRINLIQRLFNRLAGDDKPFPAARYTGRPVIACEYAHAMENSFGNAADHVENFHRYPNWAGGFVWDWVDQTIAVPGKDDLVRQAYGGAFGETPTDRWFCANGIVAADRTPHPAYDELAKVYQHVVITRTADGVRLTNRHSFDDLTGRALCWRLERDGVTVASGRVGDIVTAPGGSREVRLPIMPIAGPGLWALMVEVGDTAWEQFELARIPAIGFSEWAAVDTHDGAITSLRFGGVEFLSSPLRLNLWRAATDNDRGLTNFAPVLTPFTGVSAWRRANRRTRPYRSDRGRTRWRVRGADIRLAVEATDRGVRVEMWATAGRHELVRAGLTGTLDSRLDHVEWIGRGRGENYRDRCSGSPLGRWSRTVEQFPHAYAHPQENGNRTGLERLTLTGGGLTLTVRRIAGDPFEASVRPYTQEQLAAAAYADELPTTGPATVSLDVAHRGVGGDKPGDLRLQPAGRLTRGRTWHTAWLIEGMTK, encoded by the coding sequence GTGAACCTGGACCGGATGCGCCGCGACGTCGAGGACCCGCGGATCGTCGGCTGGGGGCGGATGCCACAACGCGCCGAGCGATCGGAAGCGGACACCATCGAGCGGGTCAGTCTGCGCGGAACCTGGCAGTTCGCCTGGAGCCCCACCCTGCGGGCCGGCCCGTGGGGTGAGATCGAGGTTCCCGCAGTCTGGGAGCTCAACGGCTACGGCACCCCCTACTACCTGGCCTTCCGCTACCCACCGGCGATCGGCGGGAACGGCCGCCTCGACCGTCACGACCGGCCGACCGGCATCTACCGGCGCCGCCTCGACATCCCCGAACAGTGGGCCGGTCGCCGGATCACGCTGCGCTTCGAGAGCGTCAAATCCGCCTTCCACCTGCTGCTCGACGGCGAGTTGATCGGCTACAGCGAGGGCTCGATGACCGGCGCCACCTTCGACCTGTCCGGTCGGGTCACCACCGGCAGCGAGATCACCGTCGTGGTCCATCGCTACTCCACCGGGACCTACCTCGAAGACCAGGACATGTGGTTCCTGTCCGGCATCACCCGCGACGTCTGGCTCGAGGCCGAACCCGCCCACGGCCCCTGGGACATCGCCGTCACGACCGATTTCGACCATGTCGAAGAGCGGGGCTCGCTGCGGGTCGACGTCGACGCCCACGTCCAGGTCCACCTCGGCGACGATCTCATCGCCGAGGGCGCGGGGTCACTGTGGGCGGTCGACCTGCGGGTTCGCCCATGGAGCGCCGAGACCCCCATGCTGTACGACCTCCGCGTCACCACCGGTGCGGGCGACGGCGCCACCGACCGGCGACATCTGCGTGTCGGCTTCCGGCGCGTCGAGATCGTCGGCGAACAGCTGCGGGTCAACGGCCGCCCGATCGTCCTGCACGGCGTGAACCGCCACGACTTCCACCCGGAGCGGATCTGGGACGTCCCGGCCGACGTCCGCGAACACGACATCGCGCTGATGAAGGCGGCCAACGTCAACGCCCTGCGGCTGTCCCACTACCCGAACCCGGACCAGGTCTACCGGCTCGCCGACGAACACGGCCTCTACGTCATGGACGAGGCGGAGGTGGAATCGCACGGGGTGCGCCGCCGTGGCATCCCCGGCGACGACCCGGCCTGGCAGCCGTCGGTGCTGGCCCGGGTCGAGGCGATGGTCCGCCGGTCCCGCAACCACCCGAGCGTGATCATGTGGTCGCTGGGCAACGAGGCGGGCGACGGCGAGGCCTTCCGGGCCGCCAGACGCGCGGTCCTGGCGCTGGACGACAGCCGGCCGGTCCACTACGAGGGCGACACCACCCTCACCACCTCCGACGTGTACTCGCTGATGTATCCGACACCGCAGCTCGAACGGCGGATCGGCGAACACCGGGACGTACGGATCAACCTGATCCAGCGACTGTTCAACAGGCTCGCGGGCGACGACAAACCGTTCCCCGCGGCGCGGTACACCGGCCGGCCGGTGATCGCCTGCGAGTATGCGCACGCCATGGAGAACAGCTTCGGCAACGCCGCCGACCACGTGGAGAACTTCCACCGATACCCGAACTGGGCCGGTGGCTTCGTCTGGGACTGGGTGGATCAGACGATCGCCGTACCCGGGAAGGATGATCTCGTCCGGCAGGCCTATGGCGGCGCCTTCGGGGAGACGCCGACGGACCGCTGGTTCTGCGCGAACGGGATCGTGGCCGCCGACCGCACCCCGCACCCCGCCTACGACGAACTGGCCAAGGTCTACCAGCACGTGGTGATCACCCGCACCGCCGACGGGGTCCGGCTGACCAACCGGCACAGCTTCGACGACCTGACCGGCCGGGCGCTGTGCTGGCGGCTGGAACGCGACGGCGTCACGGTCGCCTCCGGGCGGGTCGGCGACATCGTCACCGCCCCCGGCGGATCCCGCGAGGTGCGCCTGCCGATCATGCCGATCGCCGGGCCCGGACTGTGGGCGCTGATGGTCGAGGTCGGCGACACCGCCTGGGAACAGTTCGAACTCGCCCGCATCCCGGCCATCGGCTTCTCCGAGTGGGCCGCCGTCGACACCCACGACGGCGCGATCACCTCCCTGCGGTTCGGCGGAGTCGAATTCCTGAGCAGCCCGCTGCGCCTCAACCTGTGGCGCGCCGCGACCGACAACGATCGCGGCCTGACCAACTTCGCGCCCGTCCTCACCCCGTTCACCGGCGTGTCCGCGTGGCGTCGGGCCAACCGGCGCACCAGGCCGTACCGGTCCGACCGGGGCCGGACCCGCTGGCGGGTGCGCGGCGCCGACATCAGGCTCGCCGTCGAAGCCACCGACCGCGGCGTCCGTGTCGAGATGTGGGCCACCGCGGGCCGGCACGAACTGGTCCGGGCCGGGCTCACCGGCACCCTCGACAGCCGCCTCGACCACGTCGAATGGATCGGCCGCGGCCGGGGCGAGAACTACCGGGACCGCTGCTCCGGATCACCGCTGGGCCGCTGGTCCCGTACGGTCGAGCAATTCCCCCACGCTTACGCCCATCCGCAGGAGAACGGGAACCGTACCGGTCTGGAGAGGCTGACCCTCACCGGCGGCGGCCTGACCCTGACGGTCCGGCGCATCGCCGGCGACCCGTTCGAGGCGTCGGTCCGCCCGTACACGCAGGAACAGCTCGCCGCGGCCGCGTACGCTGACGAACTTCCCACCACGGGACCGGCCACGGTGTCGCTCGACGTCGCCCACCGCGGGGTCGGCGGCGACAAACCGGGCGACCTGCGGCTACAGCCGGCCGGCCGGCTCACCCGTGGACGAACCTGGCACACCGCCTGGCTGATCGAAGGGATGACGAAGTGA